A single region of the Branchiostoma lanceolatum isolate klBraLanc5 chromosome 1, klBraLanc5.hap2, whole genome shotgun sequence genome encodes:
- the LOC136435361 gene encoding SH3 domain-containing protein Dlish-like, producing MAFFCPTRILGRKRKKARERHQQVKPVPGRITGSDSVDTLVRVGLEKEQGLKTNSRMVVIRNFSPCVEDELDVKRGDTVYVLYTENDWIYVISPNGREGFIPSGYCAPEGTNLDDFADDGYSASDGDSLSSGIHPPSSITSQTSETSMFKKEHMGKYLVLFDFAARDENDLNVERGEWVTVLNKEDPLWFWVLRGNNQEGFVPSNFLSPDLSSQQVYTPFSESDDRLLDHPTMRARLPLTRPRGTELIALYDYDAKAPDDLTVTQGDYLYADLDNQDQEEWLWAYSAAQKKHGYVPRAYAKPPAMTAL from the exons atggcgttcTTCTGTCCGACGAGGATTCTTGGCCGGAAGCGAAAGAAAG CGAGAGAACGACACCAACAAGTGAAGCCAGTCCCTGGTCGAATCACGGGTAGCGACAGCGTGGACACGCTGGTAAGGGTCGGGCTTGAGAAAGAACAGGGACTGAAGACAAACTCCCGCATGGTCGTCATTCGCAACTTCTCCCCCTGCGTAGAAGACGAACTCGACGTAAAACGCGGCGACACAGTCTACGTTTTATACACAGAAAACGATTGGATCTACGTTATATCACCCAATGGGAGGGAAGGTTTCATTCCATCCGGGTACTGCGCACCCGAAGGCACGAACCTTGACGATTTCGCCGACGACGGCTACTCGGCTTCCGACGGGGACTCGTTATCCTCCGGAATCCATCCGCCATCTTCTATCACCTCACAGACTTCGGAAACAAGCATGTTTAAGAAAGAACATATGGGGAAATACTTGGTGTTGTTTGATTTCGCGGCCAGGGATGAGAATGATTTGAACGTGGAGAGGGGAGAGTGGGTGACGGTTTTAAACAAGGAGGATCCGTTGTGGTTTTGGGTTCTAAGGGGGAACAATCAAGAAGGTTTCGTTCCTAGCAACTTCTTAAGTCCGGACCTATCCTCACAGCAGGTGTACACACCATTCTCAG AGTCCGATGACCGCTTGTTAGACCACCCGACCATGCGGGCCCGCCTGCCCCTGACCCGGCCCAGGGGCACGGAACTCATCGCGCTGTACGACTACGACGCCAAGGCACCGGACGATCTCACCGTCACCCAAGGGGACTACCTGTACGCAGATCTGGACAATCAGGACCAGGAGGAGTGGCTATGGGCGTACTCTGCCGCGCAGAAGAAACACGGTTACGTACCGAGAGCGTACGCCAAGCCCCCTGCAATGACGGCTTTGTAG